A window of Zingiber officinale cultivar Zhangliang chromosome 5A, Zo_v1.1, whole genome shotgun sequence contains these coding sequences:
- the LOC121979411 gene encoding F-box/kelch-repeat protein At3g61590-like encodes MFFIMEESRKESYPIHHEVAEIRTMPRDSDGEEEEEEGKGTLLSWDANLPDELLQKVLSLLPIANIIKLSIVCKRWYEVVHSCPQLSWAMMAPQKPLFFGSCFIDCAFSGRVYDPCLLRWYDFDFPQLEKSIWRTSSSCGLVCLMNLKEGNLLLVGNPIKRDWKLLPQVPGGSSPHYNALALSFDFRTHGYTVVVAKCTHTVTTGKPCHWHLSVHIYESATQLWATPFDQDISFWMGSDEAVICNNVLYYLMGLYREHPPFLVAFDLAKPPSSIESLIQESIRGPYPLVFARLINLSNKLVMVGVKDNWPPHGGVVILELEDKTWREVAQMPNSVYMTLNSNNSIFSCCGAGDFLFMHSSVWPALLTFDMRQKVWKWSSQMCPCPRPCTEPLQFGSLNYCGFCFEPRLDVSS; translated from the coding sequence ATGTTCTTCATCATGGAGGAGTCGCGGAAGGAGAGTTATCCCATCCACCATGAGGTTGCAGAGATCAGGACGATGCCTAGAGATAGTGAcggcgaggaggaggaagaagaaggcaaGGGAACATTGCTCTCGTGGGATGCCAACCTACCGGACGAACTCCTGCAGAAGGTGCTCTCCTTGTTGCCCATCGCCAACATCATCAAATTGAGCATCGTGTGCAAACGGTGGTACGAGGTGGTTCACTCCTGCCCCCAGTTGTCGTGGGCGATGATGGCGCCACAGAAGCCGTTATTCTTCGGGTCCTGCTTTATCGACTGCGCCTTCTCAGGCCGCGTGTACGACCCTTGTCTCCTCCGGTGGTACGACTTCGACTTCCCCCAATTAGAAAAGAGCATCTGGCGCACGTCCTCCTCCTGTGGCCTTGTCTGCTTGATGAATCTCAAAGAAGGAAACCTCTTATTGGTCGGAAATCCCATCAAGAGAGACTGGAAGCTGCTTCCTCAAGTCCCCGGCGGCTCTTCTCCCCACTACAACGCGCTCGCCTTGTCATTCGACTTCCGCACGCACGGCTACACCGTGGTCGTCGCCAAGTGCACCCACACCGTGACTACAGGGAAGCCCTGTCATTGGCACTTATCTGTCCACATCTACGAATCGGCCACACAATTGTGGGCCACACCCTTCGACCAAGACATCAGCTTCTGGATGGGCAGCGACGAGGCCGTCATATGCAACAACGTGCTCTACTACTTGATGGGCCTGTACCGGGAGCATCCCCCCTTCTTAGTGGCGTTCGACCTCGCCAAGCCGCCCTCAAGCATAGAGTCTCTGATTCAAGAATCAATTCGTGGTCCATACCCTCTTGTCTTTGCTAGGTTGATCAACCTATCAAACAAATTGGTCATGGTCGGCGTGAAAGACAACTGGCCGCCGCACGGGGGAGTGGTGATTTTGGAACTTGAGGATAAGACATGGCGGGAGGTGGCTCAAATGCCGAACTCTGTGTACATGACGTTAAACAGCAACAATTCCATCTTCAGCTGCTGCGGTGCCGGCGACTTCCTTTTCATGCACTCCTCGGTGTGGCCGGCGCTACTGACCTTCGACATGAGGCAGAAGGTGTGGAAATGGTCTAGCCAGATGTGTCCGTGCCCGCGCCCCTGCACTGAGCCATTGCAGTTCGGGTCCCTAAACTACTGTGGCTTCTGCTTCGAACCGAGGCTTGACGTCTCCTCTTGA